The genome window TCGACCGCATCCTTGCGGAAGGGCTCGAGAAGCGCTATGCGCGTCACAAGGAGATGGCGGAGTTCACGCGCGCCTGGGCGAAAGAACATTTCGCACTCTTCCCGGAAGAGAAGTATGCGTCGCAGACCCTCACCACCATCACCAACACGCGGAATATCTCCGTGAAGGCGTTGAACGACGCGCTGGGCAAGATGGGCATGCAGATCTCCAACGGCTACGGCGACCTGAAAGAGAAGACCTTCCGCATCGCGCACATGGGCGAATTGACCATGGCCGATATGAAAGAGGTCACCTCGGCCATCGAAAAGGTACTGCCAACGCTCTAGCAGCGAAGACAGAGGATGGAACAAGGATGAGTGGAGGGACTGCCCCTTCACTCATTCCTTCTCACTCCCCTCCTCTCTCCTGGCGACGTGTTCTTCGTACAGAGCGCGGGCTTCCTTGTTTCTTGTCTGTCGTACTGACATTTTCCCTCTTTCTTTCATTTCTCGACCAACGACATGTCGACCCTCCGTCCGTTCAAAGGATTCCGCCCGCAGCCACAGTTCGCAGCGCAGGTGGCAGCCAAACCCTACGATGTGCTCAACTCCGATGAGGCGCGCACCGAGGCCGCCGGCAATCCGCTCTCCTTCCTGCATGTCGGGAAGCCCGAGATCGATCTGCCACCCGACATCCACCTGTACGATGAGCGGGTGTACCTCAAGGGGAAGGAGAACCTGGAGAAGCTCATCCGGGATGGCGTGCTGATGGAGGAGAAGACGCCTGCATTCTATGTGTATGCACAGACGATGCATGGCCACACCCAGTTCGGGATCGTGGGATGTGCGGCCGTTGCAGAGTATCTGAACAACACGATCAAGAAGCACGAGCTGACCCGTAAGGACAAAGAGGACGACCGGACGAAGCACGTCCGGGTCACCAATGCACACTCCGGCCCGATCTTCCTGACCTATCGGGCCGAACCGGCGATCGATGCGATCGTTGCGCGCGTGAGCGCCGCGAAGGCGGAATACGATTTCACGGCGCCGGATGGGATCCGGCACCAATTGTGGGTCATTGCGGATACGGCGACCGTCCATGCGGTCGCCGAGGCGTTCACGAAGGTCCCTGCGCTGTATGTTGCCGATGGCCACCATCGCTCGGCGGCAGCGGCCCGCGTGGGTAAGGAACTCGCCGATGCGAATCCGAACCACCGCGGCGATGAGGAATACAATTTCTTCCTCGCGGTGCTCTTCCCCGCCCCGCAGTTGCGCATCATGGACTACAACCGTGTGGTCAAGGACCTGAACGGTCGGACCGAAGAGGCGTTCTTCGCCGAACTCCGGAAGGTCTTCAGCGTGGCACCTGCCGCAACGCAACACCGTCCGGCCCGCAAGGGTGAGTATGGGATGTATATGAAGGGGCGGTGGTACATCCTGACCGCACCGTCATCGCTCACCTCGATCGCCGATCCTGTCGAGCGGTTGGACGTGTCCATCCTGCAGAAGTATCTGCTTGCGCCGGTGCTGGGCATCGATGATCCGCGGACGAGCAAGCGCATCGATTTTGTGGGTGGGATCCGCGGGTTGGGTGAACTGGAGAAGCGCGTGGACAGCGGGGAGATGACGGTCGCGTTCGCGA of Ignavibacteriota bacterium contains these proteins:
- a CDS encoding DUF1015 domain-containing protein codes for the protein MSTLRPFKGFRPQPQFAAQVAAKPYDVLNSDEARTEAAGNPLSFLHVGKPEIDLPPDIHLYDERVYLKGKENLEKLIRDGVLMEEKTPAFYVYAQTMHGHTQFGIVGCAAVAEYLNNTIKKHELTRKDKEDDRTKHVRVTNAHSGPIFLTYRAEPAIDAIVARVSAAKAEYDFTAPDGIRHQLWVIADTATVHAVAEAFTKVPALYVADGHHRSAAAARVGKELADANPNHRGDEEYNFFLAVLFPAPQLRIMDYNRVVKDLNGRTEEAFFAELRKVFSVAPAATQHRPARKGEYGMYMKGRWYILTAPSSLTSIADPVERLDVSILQKYLLAPVLGIDDPRTSKRIDFVGGIRGLGELEKRVDSGEMTVAFAMFPTSIDELLAIADAGQIMPPKSTWFEPKLRDGVVVHMVS